The following proteins are co-located in the Microplitis demolitor isolate Queensland-Clemson2020A chromosome 5, iyMicDemo2.1a, whole genome shotgun sequence genome:
- the LOC103570791 gene encoding cleavage stimulation factor subunit 2 isoform X2, protein MTNSTISDQSLMDKSMRSVFVGNIPYEATEENLKDIFSEVGPVLSFKLVYDRETGKPKGYGFCEYKDQETALSAMRNLNGYEIGGRTLRVDNACTEKSRMEMQSLLQGQNAENPYGEAVQADKAPEAISKAVASLPPEQMFELMKQMKLCVQNNPNEARQMLLQNPQLAYALLQAQVVMRIVDPHTAVSMLHKANPIPSVLQAVDKPAISTTAAVPALHTSVPPPRIEEPWSVVRPPINPPAINPPAPIFANQDVDLRTLDRQLDPRLARMDQDLRAPAQPQLTQPIAPVNAPPVIPPPVIDTRNSGFMPDNFCRDPRADRFGRDPRDPRMTIDPRIAKANAPAAIVPPVQRPVVTSTVPPPIVPPPSALNSTQLPSLTGITATNNSTATSRLMAGMSSSGSIPSGASDQEKAALIMQVLQLSDEQIAMLPPEQKQSILVLKEQIAKSTQR, encoded by the exons atgacgaaTTCAACGATTTCTGATCAATCCTTGATGGATAAATCAATGCGCAGTGTTTTCG tggGAAATATTCCATACGAAGCaactgaagaaaatttaaaagacattTTCAGTGAAGTTGGTCCTGTTCTTTCTTTCAa acTAGTATATGACAGAGAGACAGGAAAACCAAAAGGTTATGGGTTTTGTGAGTACAAGGATCAAGAAACCGCTTTGAGTGCGATGCGAAATTTAAACGGGTACGAAATCGGCGGGAGGACACTGAGAGTCGACAACGCGTGTACTGAAAAAAGTCGCATGGAAATGCAGAGTCTTCTCCAAGGACAGAATGCCGAGAATCCTTACGGAGAAGCTGTGCAGGCTGACAAAGCTCCAGAGGCAATCAGCAAAGCGGTTGCGTCTCTGCCTCCCGAGCAGATGTTCGAGCTGATGAAGCAGATGAAGCTCTGCGTCCAGAATAACCCCAACGAGGCGAGACAGATGCTGCTGCAGAACCCCCAGCTGGCTTACGCGCTCCTTCAAGCCCAGGTGGTAATGCGGATAGTCGACCCTCACACCGCCGTCAGTATGCTGCACAAAGCCAACCCGATTCCCAGCGTGCTCCAGGCAGTGGACAAGCCGGCGATCTCCACCACTGCTGCTGTTCCTGCTCTCCACACTTCAGTTCCTCCCCCGAGGATCGAAGAGCCTTGGAGTGTCGTTCGTCCGCCCATTAATCCTCCAGCTATAAATCCACCAGCTCCAATTTTCgcca ATCAAGATGTCGACTTGCGGACACTAGACCGTCAACTGGATCCAAGATTGGCCAGAATGGATCAAGACTTACGTGCACCAGCTCAACCCCAATTGACCCAGCCAATAGCTCCCGTAAATGCGCCTCCAGTAATTCCACCCCCGGTTATCGACACCCGCAACTCTGGATTCATGCCCGATAA CTTCTGCAGAGACCCGAGGGCTGACAGATTTGGACGTGATCCCCGGGATCCAAGGATGACTATCGACCCTAGAATAGCCAAAGCCAATG CACCAGCAGCGATTGTCCCACCAGTACAGAGACCAGTTGTAACATCAACGGTACCGCCGCCAATAGTACCGCCTCCTAGTGCTTTGAATTCGACTCAGTTGCCGTCGTTAACTGGCATCACTGCTACAAATAATTCCACAGCAACTTCTCGACTCATGGCTGGCATGTCTTCATCTGGTAGCATTCCCTCTGGTGCTTCTGATCAGGAAAAA gcGGCATTAATTATGCAAGTACTTCAATTGTCTGATGAACAAATCGCCATGTTACCACCGGAACAAAAACAAAGTATTCTTGTTCTTAAAGAACAAATTGCCAAAAGTACCCAgcgttaa
- the LOC103570791 gene encoding cleavage stimulation factor subunit 2 isoform X1 yields the protein MTNSTISDQSLMDKSMRSVFVGNIPYEATEENLKDIFSEVGPVLSFKLVYDRETGKPKGYGFCEYKDQETALSAMRNLNGYEIGGRTLRVDNACTEKSRMEMQSLLQGQNAENPYGEAVQADKAPEAISKAVASLPPEQMFELMKQMKLCVQNNPNEARQMLLQNPQLAYALLQAQVVMRIVDPHTAVSMLHKANPIPSVLQAVDKPAISTTAAVPALHTSVPPPRIEEPWSVVRPPINPPAINPPAPIFANQDVDLRTLDRQLDPRLARMDQDLRAPAQPQLTQPIAPVNAPPVIPPPVIDTRNSGFMPDNFCRDPRADRFGRDPRDPRMTIDPRIAKANAAPAAIVPPVQRPVVTSTVPPPIVPPPSALNSTQLPSLTGITATNNSTATSRLMAGMSSSGSIPSGASDQEKAALIMQVLQLSDEQIAMLPPEQKQSILVLKEQIAKSTQR from the exons atgacgaaTTCAACGATTTCTGATCAATCCTTGATGGATAAATCAATGCGCAGTGTTTTCG tggGAAATATTCCATACGAAGCaactgaagaaaatttaaaagacattTTCAGTGAAGTTGGTCCTGTTCTTTCTTTCAa acTAGTATATGACAGAGAGACAGGAAAACCAAAAGGTTATGGGTTTTGTGAGTACAAGGATCAAGAAACCGCTTTGAGTGCGATGCGAAATTTAAACGGGTACGAAATCGGCGGGAGGACACTGAGAGTCGACAACGCGTGTACTGAAAAAAGTCGCATGGAAATGCAGAGTCTTCTCCAAGGACAGAATGCCGAGAATCCTTACGGAGAAGCTGTGCAGGCTGACAAAGCTCCAGAGGCAATCAGCAAAGCGGTTGCGTCTCTGCCTCCCGAGCAGATGTTCGAGCTGATGAAGCAGATGAAGCTCTGCGTCCAGAATAACCCCAACGAGGCGAGACAGATGCTGCTGCAGAACCCCCAGCTGGCTTACGCGCTCCTTCAAGCCCAGGTGGTAATGCGGATAGTCGACCCTCACACCGCCGTCAGTATGCTGCACAAAGCCAACCCGATTCCCAGCGTGCTCCAGGCAGTGGACAAGCCGGCGATCTCCACCACTGCTGCTGTTCCTGCTCTCCACACTTCAGTTCCTCCCCCGAGGATCGAAGAGCCTTGGAGTGTCGTTCGTCCGCCCATTAATCCTCCAGCTATAAATCCACCAGCTCCAATTTTCgcca ATCAAGATGTCGACTTGCGGACACTAGACCGTCAACTGGATCCAAGATTGGCCAGAATGGATCAAGACTTACGTGCACCAGCTCAACCCCAATTGACCCAGCCAATAGCTCCCGTAAATGCGCCTCCAGTAATTCCACCCCCGGTTATCGACACCCGCAACTCTGGATTCATGCCCGATAA CTTCTGCAGAGACCCGAGGGCTGACAGATTTGGACGTGATCCCCGGGATCCAAGGATGACTATCGACCCTAGAATAGCCAAAGCCAATG caGCACCAGCAGCGATTGTCCCACCAGTACAGAGACCAGTTGTAACATCAACGGTACCGCCGCCAATAGTACCGCCTCCTAGTGCTTTGAATTCGACTCAGTTGCCGTCGTTAACTGGCATCACTGCTACAAATAATTCCACAGCAACTTCTCGACTCATGGCTGGCATGTCTTCATCTGGTAGCATTCCCTCTGGTGCTTCTGATCAGGAAAAA gcGGCATTAATTATGCAAGTACTTCAATTGTCTGATGAACAAATCGCCATGTTACCACCGGAACAAAAACAAAGTATTCTTGTTCTTAAAGAACAAATTGCCAAAAGTACCCAgcgttaa
- the LOC103570790 gene encoding DNA excision repair protein ERCC-1 has product MSKNNEESLKPPAAKQIKVDPGPSTAVSSSRSSNPILVSSKQRGNPLLKMIKNVPWEYSEVVPDYVMGSTTCALFLSIKYHQLNPDYIHDRLKLLGNAYQLRVLLVHVDVSEPNHALKHLTRICILADLTLMLAWSYEDAGRIIETYKIFEYKPPEMIMERGDTNPQQKLISALTTVRSVNKTDAMTLLRNFGTVADILKATPEALALCPGFGIQKAKRLHKVLHESFLRPNSTPTKSNS; this is encoded by the exons atgagtaaaaataatgaggAAAGTTTAAAACCACCGGCGGCAAAACAAATTAAAGTCGACCCTGGGCCATCGACTGCTGTATCGTCTTCTAGAAGTTCGAATCCGATTCTCGTCAGCTCTAAGCAg AGAGGGAATCCATTACTGAAGATGATTAAAAACGTGCCCTGGGAATACTCAGAGGTGGTGCCGGATTACGTTATGGGATCGACGACATGTGCGTtgtttttgtcaataaaatatcatcaattaaatccAGATTATATACATGACCGgttaaaattacttggcaATGCTTATCAGTTACGAGTACTACTCGTTCat gTCGACGTGTCTGAGCCAAATCACGCATTGAAACATCTAACGAGAATTTGTATTCTCGCGGACTTGACACTGATGCTGGCTTGGAGTTACGAAGATGCTGGGAGAATTATCGAAacatacaaaatatttgaGTACAAACCTCCGGAAATGATCATGGAACGCGGGGATACGAATCCTCAGCAGAAG CTTATCAGTGCACTGACCACAGTCAGATCAGTCAACAAAACAGACGCGATGACTTTGCTGAGAAACTTTGGAACAGTCGCTGATATTTTGAAAGCAACACCCGAGGCACTGGCTCTGTGTCCTGGTTTTGGGATTCAAAAAGCCAAGAGATTGCACAAAGTTCTTCATGAATCTTTTTTGCGTCCAAATTCCACTCCAACTAAATCTAATTCTTGA
- the LOC103570789 gene encoding huntingtin-interacting protein K produces the protein MADEDVNGDSDEQQEKSQKKVAKYDSGAADLERVTDYAEEKEISSSDGFSCALSIIGDRRNKEQAEKKAKERELLKVSIKKEDVDLIMKEMEISRSRAERTLREHRGNVVDALVTLTN, from the exons atggcagACGAAGATGTAAATGGTGATTCAGACGAACAACAAGAAAagtcacaaaaaaaagtcgCTAAATATGACAGCGGGGCTGCGGACTTGGAAAGAGTTACTGACTACGCTGaggaaaaagaaatttcttcATCTGATGGCTTTTCATGT gCATTAAGTATAATTGGAGACAGGCGTAATAAAGAACAGGCTGAAAAAAAAGCTAAGGAACGAGAATTACTAAAAGTTTCTATCAAAAAAGAGGATGTCGATTTGATT atGAAAGAAATGGAAATAAGTAGAAGTAGAGCCGAAAGAACTCTAAGAGAACACCGAGGGAATGTCGTCGACGCTTTGGTGACGCTGACAAATTaa
- the LOC103570787 gene encoding protein roadkill isoform X3, whose product MFRLAVSDCAPQTSRVSSNLHSSSSMAVSRVPSPPPLEVNTPVAENWCYTQVKVVKFSYMWTINNFSFCREEMGEVLKSSTFSAGSNDKLKWCLRVNPKGLDEESKDYLSLYLLLVSCNKSEVRAKFKFSILNAKKEETKAMESQRAYRFVQGKDWGFKKFIRRDFLLDEANGLLPDDKLTIFCEVSVVADSVNISGQSNTIQFKVPECRLPEDLGTLFESQKFSDVTLTVCGNEFRAHKAILAARSPVFSAMFEHEMEERKQNRVDITDVDYEVLKEMLRFIYTGKATNLEKMADDLLAAADKYALERLKVMCEEALSTNLAIENVAEIFILADLHSADQLKHQAIDFINTHATDVMDTQGFKTMVNTHPHLIAEAFRALATQQIPPIGPPRKRVKQS is encoded by the exons aCTCGCGGTGAGCGACTGTGCGCCTCAAACGTCGCGGGTTAGTTCAAATTTACACAGCAGTAGTAGCATGGCGGTAAGCCGTGTTCCAAGCCCGCCACCTCTTGAAGTTAACACCCCAGTTGCTGAAAATTGGTGTTATACACAG GTGAAGGTGGTTAAATTCAGCTACATGTGGACGATTAATAACTTCAGTTTTTGCCGGGAAGAAATGGGCGAGGTTCTTAAATCATCGACATTTTCTGCTGGGTCCAATGATAAACttaaatg gtgCCTGAGAGTTAATCCAAAAGGCCTCGACGAAGAAAGCAAGGATTATTTATCACTTTATCTGCTTCTCGTGTCTTGTAACAAATCAGAAGTCAGAgcaaagttcaaattttcaattcttaaTGCCAAAAAAGAAGAAACCAAAGCTATGG aGAGCCAACGAGCCTACAGGTTTGTCCAGGGCAAGGACTGGggctttaaaaaattcataagaaGAGATTTCCTTTTAGATGAAGCTAATGGTTTATTACCGGACGATAAACTAACGATATTTTGCGAG gtCAGTGTGGTAGCAGATAGTGTTAATATTTCCGGTCAAAGTAATACAATACAATTCAAAGTACCAGAATGCCGATTACCTGAGGATCTTGGTACACTTTTTGAAAGCCAAAAATTCAGTGACGTTACATTAACTGTCTGTGGTAATGAATTTAGAGCGCACAAAGCTATTTTAGCAG CGCGTAGTCCAGTTTTCTCAGCCATGTTCGAGCACGAAATGGAGGAACGGAAACAAAATCGCGTTGATATTACGGACGTTGACTACGAGGTGCTCAAGGAGATGctgagatttatttacacgGGCAAGGCCACAAATCTCGAGAAAATGGCGGACGATTTGCTGGCCGCGGCGGACAAATATGCTCTAGAGAGGCTCAAAGTTATGTGCGAAGAAGCGCTCTCCACAAATTTAGCTATTGAGAATGTCGCGGAAATTTTTATACTCGCGGATCTTCACAGTGCTGACCAATTAAAACACCAGGCCATAGACTTTATTAATAC GCATGCAACAGACGTAATGGACACACAAGGATTCAAAACGATGGTAAATACGCATCCACACTTAATAGCCGAGGCATTTCGTGCACTAGCAACGCAACAAATACCGCCCATCGGTCCGCCTCGCAAACGTGTGAAACAAAGCTGA
- the LOC103570787 gene encoding speckle-type POZ protein isoform X2 encodes MCALTLRAMLLKNSMNCFKSHKYLVTSFYRLAVSDCAPQTSRVSSNLHSSSSMAVSRVPSPPPLEVNTPVAENWCYTQVKVVKFSYMWTINNFSFCREEMGEVLKSSTFSAGSNDKLKWCLRVNPKGLDEESKDYLSLYLLLVSCNKSEVRAKFKFSILNAKKEETKAMESQRAYRFVQGKDWGFKKFIRRDFLLDEANGLLPDDKLTIFCEVSVVADSVNISGQSNTIQFKVPECRLPEDLGTLFESQKFSDVTLTVCGNEFRAHKAILAARSPVFSAMFEHEMEERKQNRVDITDVDYEVLKEMLRFIYTGKATNLEKMADDLLAAADKYALERLKVMCEEALSTNLAIENVAEIFILADLHSADQLKHQAIDFINTHATDVMDTQGFKTMVNTHPHLIAEAFRALATQQIPPIGPPRKRVKQS; translated from the exons aCTCGCGGTGAGCGACTGTGCGCCTCAAACGTCGCGGGTTAGTTCAAATTTACACAGCAGTAGTAGCATGGCGGTAAGCCGTGTTCCAAGCCCGCCACCTCTTGAAGTTAACACCCCAGTTGCTGAAAATTGGTGTTATACACAG GTGAAGGTGGTTAAATTCAGCTACATGTGGACGATTAATAACTTCAGTTTTTGCCGGGAAGAAATGGGCGAGGTTCTTAAATCATCGACATTTTCTGCTGGGTCCAATGATAAACttaaatg gtgCCTGAGAGTTAATCCAAAAGGCCTCGACGAAGAAAGCAAGGATTATTTATCACTTTATCTGCTTCTCGTGTCTTGTAACAAATCAGAAGTCAGAgcaaagttcaaattttcaattcttaaTGCCAAAAAAGAAGAAACCAAAGCTATGG aGAGCCAACGAGCCTACAGGTTTGTCCAGGGCAAGGACTGGggctttaaaaaattcataagaaGAGATTTCCTTTTAGATGAAGCTAATGGTTTATTACCGGACGATAAACTAACGATATTTTGCGAG gtCAGTGTGGTAGCAGATAGTGTTAATATTTCCGGTCAAAGTAATACAATACAATTCAAAGTACCAGAATGCCGATTACCTGAGGATCTTGGTACACTTTTTGAAAGCCAAAAATTCAGTGACGTTACATTAACTGTCTGTGGTAATGAATTTAGAGCGCACAAAGCTATTTTAGCAG CGCGTAGTCCAGTTTTCTCAGCCATGTTCGAGCACGAAATGGAGGAACGGAAACAAAATCGCGTTGATATTACGGACGTTGACTACGAGGTGCTCAAGGAGATGctgagatttatttacacgGGCAAGGCCACAAATCTCGAGAAAATGGCGGACGATTTGCTGGCCGCGGCGGACAAATATGCTCTAGAGAGGCTCAAAGTTATGTGCGAAGAAGCGCTCTCCACAAATTTAGCTATTGAGAATGTCGCGGAAATTTTTATACTCGCGGATCTTCACAGTGCTGACCAATTAAAACACCAGGCCATAGACTTTATTAATAC GCATGCAACAGACGTAATGGACACACAAGGATTCAAAACGATGGTAAATACGCATCCACACTTAATAGCCGAGGCATTTCGTGCACTAGCAACGCAACAAATACCGCCCATCGGTCCGCCTCGCAAACGTGTGAAACAAAGCTGA
- the LOC103570787 gene encoding speckle-type POZ protein isoform X1: MCPVGFYNKLLDTSLDTLTVPTSGLSHVRMALARLAVSDCAPQTSRVSSNLHSSSSMAVSRVPSPPPLEVNTPVAENWCYTQVKVVKFSYMWTINNFSFCREEMGEVLKSSTFSAGSNDKLKWCLRVNPKGLDEESKDYLSLYLLLVSCNKSEVRAKFKFSILNAKKEETKAMESQRAYRFVQGKDWGFKKFIRRDFLLDEANGLLPDDKLTIFCEVSVVADSVNISGQSNTIQFKVPECRLPEDLGTLFESQKFSDVTLTVCGNEFRAHKAILAARSPVFSAMFEHEMEERKQNRVDITDVDYEVLKEMLRFIYTGKATNLEKMADDLLAAADKYALERLKVMCEEALSTNLAIENVAEIFILADLHSADQLKHQAIDFINTHATDVMDTQGFKTMVNTHPHLIAEAFRALATQQIPPIGPPRKRVKQS, translated from the exons ATGTGTCCAGTGggattttataataaacttcTTGACACCTCTCTGGATACTTTGACGGTGCCTACATCTGGACTGTCTCATGTCAGAATGGCGCTGGCGCG aCTCGCGGTGAGCGACTGTGCGCCTCAAACGTCGCGGGTTAGTTCAAATTTACACAGCAGTAGTAGCATGGCGGTAAGCCGTGTTCCAAGCCCGCCACCTCTTGAAGTTAACACCCCAGTTGCTGAAAATTGGTGTTATACACAG GTGAAGGTGGTTAAATTCAGCTACATGTGGACGATTAATAACTTCAGTTTTTGCCGGGAAGAAATGGGCGAGGTTCTTAAATCATCGACATTTTCTGCTGGGTCCAATGATAAACttaaatg gtgCCTGAGAGTTAATCCAAAAGGCCTCGACGAAGAAAGCAAGGATTATTTATCACTTTATCTGCTTCTCGTGTCTTGTAACAAATCAGAAGTCAGAgcaaagttcaaattttcaattcttaaTGCCAAAAAAGAAGAAACCAAAGCTATGG aGAGCCAACGAGCCTACAGGTTTGTCCAGGGCAAGGACTGGggctttaaaaaattcataagaaGAGATTTCCTTTTAGATGAAGCTAATGGTTTATTACCGGACGATAAACTAACGATATTTTGCGAG gtCAGTGTGGTAGCAGATAGTGTTAATATTTCCGGTCAAAGTAATACAATACAATTCAAAGTACCAGAATGCCGATTACCTGAGGATCTTGGTACACTTTTTGAAAGCCAAAAATTCAGTGACGTTACATTAACTGTCTGTGGTAATGAATTTAGAGCGCACAAAGCTATTTTAGCAG CGCGTAGTCCAGTTTTCTCAGCCATGTTCGAGCACGAAATGGAGGAACGGAAACAAAATCGCGTTGATATTACGGACGTTGACTACGAGGTGCTCAAGGAGATGctgagatttatttacacgGGCAAGGCCACAAATCTCGAGAAAATGGCGGACGATTTGCTGGCCGCGGCGGACAAATATGCTCTAGAGAGGCTCAAAGTTATGTGCGAAGAAGCGCTCTCCACAAATTTAGCTATTGAGAATGTCGCGGAAATTTTTATACTCGCGGATCTTCACAGTGCTGACCAATTAAAACACCAGGCCATAGACTTTATTAATAC GCATGCAACAGACGTAATGGACACACAAGGATTCAAAACGATGGTAAATACGCATCCACACTTAATAGCCGAGGCATTTCGTGCACTAGCAACGCAACAAATACCGCCCATCGGTCCGCCTCGCAAACGTGTGAAACAAAGCTGA
- the LOC103570787 gene encoding protein roadkill isoform X4, which yields MAVSRVPSPPPLEVNTPVAENWCYTQVKVVKFSYMWTINNFSFCREEMGEVLKSSTFSAGSNDKLKWCLRVNPKGLDEESKDYLSLYLLLVSCNKSEVRAKFKFSILNAKKEETKAMESQRAYRFVQGKDWGFKKFIRRDFLLDEANGLLPDDKLTIFCEVSVVADSVNISGQSNTIQFKVPECRLPEDLGTLFESQKFSDVTLTVCGNEFRAHKAILAARSPVFSAMFEHEMEERKQNRVDITDVDYEVLKEMLRFIYTGKATNLEKMADDLLAAADKYALERLKVMCEEALSTNLAIENVAEIFILADLHSADQLKHQAIDFINTHATDVMDTQGFKTMVNTHPHLIAEAFRALATQQIPPIGPPRKRVKQS from the exons ATGGCGGTAAGCCGTGTTCCAAGCCCGCCACCTCTTGAAGTTAACACCCCAGTTGCTGAAAATTGGTGTTATACACAG GTGAAGGTGGTTAAATTCAGCTACATGTGGACGATTAATAACTTCAGTTTTTGCCGGGAAGAAATGGGCGAGGTTCTTAAATCATCGACATTTTCTGCTGGGTCCAATGATAAACttaaatg gtgCCTGAGAGTTAATCCAAAAGGCCTCGACGAAGAAAGCAAGGATTATTTATCACTTTATCTGCTTCTCGTGTCTTGTAACAAATCAGAAGTCAGAgcaaagttcaaattttcaattcttaaTGCCAAAAAAGAAGAAACCAAAGCTATGG aGAGCCAACGAGCCTACAGGTTTGTCCAGGGCAAGGACTGGggctttaaaaaattcataagaaGAGATTTCCTTTTAGATGAAGCTAATGGTTTATTACCGGACGATAAACTAACGATATTTTGCGAG gtCAGTGTGGTAGCAGATAGTGTTAATATTTCCGGTCAAAGTAATACAATACAATTCAAAGTACCAGAATGCCGATTACCTGAGGATCTTGGTACACTTTTTGAAAGCCAAAAATTCAGTGACGTTACATTAACTGTCTGTGGTAATGAATTTAGAGCGCACAAAGCTATTTTAGCAG CGCGTAGTCCAGTTTTCTCAGCCATGTTCGAGCACGAAATGGAGGAACGGAAACAAAATCGCGTTGATATTACGGACGTTGACTACGAGGTGCTCAAGGAGATGctgagatttatttacacgGGCAAGGCCACAAATCTCGAGAAAATGGCGGACGATTTGCTGGCCGCGGCGGACAAATATGCTCTAGAGAGGCTCAAAGTTATGTGCGAAGAAGCGCTCTCCACAAATTTAGCTATTGAGAATGTCGCGGAAATTTTTATACTCGCGGATCTTCACAGTGCTGACCAATTAAAACACCAGGCCATAGACTTTATTAATAC GCATGCAACAGACGTAATGGACACACAAGGATTCAAAACGATGGTAAATACGCATCCACACTTAATAGCCGAGGCATTTCGTGCACTAGCAACGCAACAAATACCGCCCATCGGTCCGCCTCGCAAACGTGTGAAACAAAGCTGA